In Polyangiaceae bacterium, a single genomic region encodes these proteins:
- a CDS encoding TetR/AcrR family transcriptional regulator: MVLFARKGFDGVRVKEVAKASGISVPLLCHHFQDKETLYQTVLELALLRVASLGNVLVSQTRTISDRLELVLSGMLEILATDSQEIAVLHRELIEGGARLRTKSKELLLPIKQKLIEEIRAAQASGEIRGDFDADFLLLHLVGAIIYPTIAVPILGILWSEATHASDWRSRRKQELLALLPLLLRPPVRGGPSRVTSPSVRDEEHA; encoded by the coding sequence TTGGTCCTTTTCGCTAGAAAAGGGTTCGATGGGGTGAGAGTGAAGGAGGTCGCCAAAGCCTCTGGTATCTCGGTTCCCCTCCTTTGTCACCACTTTCAGGACAAGGAGACACTCTACCAGACCGTCCTTGAGCTGGCGCTCTTGCGTGTCGCAAGCCTGGGTAATGTTCTCGTCTCACAAACGAGAACCATTTCCGATAGGCTCGAACTTGTGCTTTCCGGGATGTTGGAGATCCTTGCCACGGACTCGCAGGAGATTGCGGTTCTTCACCGTGAACTCATAGAAGGGGGAGCACGGCTTCGGACGAAGAGTAAAGAGCTCCTCCTTCCAATCAAGCAAAAACTGATCGAAGAGATTCGGGCAGCCCAAGCCAGCGGGGAGATTCGAGGGGATTTTGATGCAGATTTTCTGCTCCTCCACCTGGTCGGCGCGATCATCTATCCCACGATAGCGGTTCCTATTCTGGGCATCCTGTGGAGCGAGGCGACGCACGCCAGCGATTGGCGCTCTCGTCGAAAGCAAGAACTCCTCGCGCTGCTGCCCCTTTTGTTGCGCCCCCCTGTTCGCGGAGGCCCTTCTCGCGTTACATCCCCTTCCGTGCGTGACGAAGAACATGCCTGA
- a CDS encoding recombinase family protein, which translates to MNSRQHVMEGISLQSWNATSSPPARYWAFYVRVTTEESVKKDLSIPNQCNRAIEIAKARGWHDYRIYVEPVNVSAELWTDKRPAFKQMLDDAAAGRIIGICARHTDRLWRNNDVMGKLIGVLRPHGVELWDFNSRYEYKSAHGRFSLQVLGAASELEVGLVSERIREMKRGKALKGKQSGGAPPFGYTSQTHRKAQLIADGYSPDDAYRQACVEYPVGKTWYINEDEAAIVRLIFELYTSHQYRYGCKRIARHLNMAGYHRRLAGPFVHSTVVKILKNPVYAGYQSFDEVAYERRVPSKLPRHKQTLFAGEHPAIIEPNVWHLAQEIRASESKINRIRNSPAGATIEMFSLTGLLKCPLCGGSLHGKWTTRRAIPERNYRYYYCSRRHDGGPEACSFPAIPATPLQDAVWNWLHEILASPEFVMEHFQRMQKGMKAEQPDAMKRLATLQRKRDTLKGAIAKYFKAFEACPNPDAAVLERVRELRAELQNVEGEIVNMESRTPPVERALNPDRVRHYLAQLRERIAARTDYQRAIFQELKRSHDFHIRVSPSGREFTLSLALPREEMVGEKAADKRLMSVLAPPGKKAARQSCREVTGEKSTGCYRPNLARTSRAARSPDSSAPSMYPVHSVAVSVPAQ; encoded by the coding sequence ATGAATTCCCGCCAGCACGTCATGGAAGGCATATCGCTGCAATCGTGGAACGCCACATCGTCGCCGCCCGCTCGCTATTGGGCATTTTACGTGCGGGTGACAACCGAGGAAAGCGTCAAGAAAGACCTATCCATTCCAAACCAGTGCAATCGGGCGATCGAGATTGCCAAGGCTCGGGGGTGGCACGATTACCGGATTTACGTCGAACCGGTGAACGTATCTGCCGAGCTATGGACAGACAAACGTCCTGCGTTCAAGCAAATGCTCGACGATGCTGCCGCGGGTCGCATTATTGGAATTTGCGCGCGACATACCGATCGCTTGTGGCGCAACAATGACGTGATGGGAAAACTCATCGGCGTTCTGCGACCGCACGGCGTCGAACTTTGGGATTTCAACAGTCGCTACGAATACAAAAGCGCGCATGGTCGATTTTCATTACAGGTGCTTGGTGCTGCTTCGGAACTCGAAGTCGGTTTGGTTTCGGAACGTATTCGCGAAATGAAACGGGGCAAAGCATTAAAGGGAAAGCAGAGCGGAGGTGCACCGCCTTTCGGATACACGTCTCAAACGCACCGCAAAGCTCAACTCATCGCCGACGGGTATTCGCCCGATGACGCGTATCGTCAGGCATGCGTTGAGTATCCCGTCGGAAAAACCTGGTATATCAACGAAGACGAAGCGGCTATCGTTCGACTCATTTTTGAGTTGTACACGTCGCACCAATACCGCTACGGCTGCAAGCGAATTGCACGGCACTTGAACATGGCTGGCTATCACAGGCGTCTGGCGGGGCCATTCGTGCACAGCACCGTCGTGAAGATTCTGAAGAATCCCGTTTATGCTGGGTACCAGAGTTTCGACGAAGTGGCATACGAGCGTCGTGTCCCGTCAAAATTGCCGCGGCACAAGCAGACCCTATTTGCGGGCGAACATCCGGCGATCATTGAACCGAACGTTTGGCACTTGGCCCAAGAAATCAGGGCGAGCGAAAGCAAAATCAATCGAATACGCAACTCGCCTGCGGGCGCCACGATCGAGATGTTTTCGCTCACCGGACTGTTGAAATGCCCGCTATGTGGTGGAAGTCTTCACGGCAAATGGACGACGCGGCGTGCAATACCCGAACGGAATTACCGCTACTACTATTGCTCCAGGCGTCATGATGGCGGTCCCGAAGCATGTTCGTTTCCGGCGATTCCTGCCACTCCGCTTCAAGATGCCGTCTGGAACTGGCTGCACGAGATCCTCGCGTCGCCCGAGTTCGTCATGGAGCATTTCCAGCGAATGCAAAAGGGCATGAAGGCGGAGCAGCCGGACGCCATGAAACGACTTGCCACGCTTCAACGAAAACGAGACACACTCAAGGGGGCGATTGCGAAATACTTCAAGGCATTCGAAGCCTGCCCCAACCCGGATGCGGCCGTATTGGAACGCGTTCGTGAATTGCGCGCAGAACTGCAAAATGTCGAGGGGGAAATCGTCAACATGGAATCGCGAACGCCACCTGTGGAACGCGCCTTGAATCCGGATCGAGTTCGTCATTACTTGGCGCAGCTTCGCGAACGGATCGCCGCGCGCACGGATTACCAGCGTGCAATATTCCAGGAACTGAAGCGCTCGCATGACTTTCACATACGCGTCTCGCCGAGTGGCAGGGAGTTCACACTGTCGCTGGCTTTGCCCCGAGAGGAAATGGTTGGCGAGAAGGCCGCGGACAAGCGGCTCATGTCCGTGCTTGCGCCGCCCGGCAAAAAGGCGGCGCGTCAAAGTTGTCGAGAGGTTACCGGTGAGAAATCAACGGGCTGCTACCGCCCCAACCTCGCCCGCACCTCACGCGCCGCGCGATCCCCCGATTCGAGCGCTCCTTCCATGTACCCCGTCCATTCGGTCGCAGTCTCCGTGCCTGCCCAATGA
- a CDS encoding STAS domain-containing protein yields MSDDNQAEWRTLPLAMRLSDEELDLVRWIGARMSRLTLGRFEELPYMERSDELGIVANMVARVARELRQAKQRDQAQKRELETQKQELEVQKRELESRVTELEVSRAEAARLLATVRELTAPVLAVHKGVILVPIAGALDPELLAQAEERVLSSVGAANARAVILDITGAKAIEVTVAEGLVRIARAVSLLGARVVLCGVSPAAA; encoded by the coding sequence ATGAGCGACGATAATCAAGCAGAATGGCGCACCCTTCCATTGGCGATGCGGCTATCGGACGAGGAGCTCGATCTCGTTCGATGGATTGGAGCGCGAATGAGCCGGCTCACGCTTGGGCGCTTCGAAGAACTGCCCTACATGGAGCGAAGTGACGAGCTGGGCATCGTCGCCAATATGGTGGCGCGTGTTGCGCGCGAGTTGCGCCAGGCCAAACAGCGCGATCAGGCGCAGAAGCGTGAGCTCGAAACCCAAAAGCAGGAGCTCGAAGTCCAAAAGCGCGAGCTGGAATCACGCGTGACCGAGCTCGAAGTATCCCGAGCGGAAGCGGCGCGCCTTCTCGCGACGGTGCGAGAATTGACGGCACCCGTTTTGGCCGTGCACAAGGGCGTGATTCTCGTCCCCATTGCGGGCGCCCTCGATCCGGAGCTTTTGGCGCAGGCCGAGGAACGCGTGCTTTCCAGCGTGGGTGCAGCGAACGCGCGTGCAGTGATCCTCGATATCACGGGTGCCAAAGCGATTGAGGTCACGGTTGCCGAAGGGCTCGTGCGTATCGCTCGTGCCGTTTCACTCCTCGGGGCACGTGTCGTGCTTTGCGGAGTTTCGCCCGCGGCTGCGTGA
- a CDS encoding sigma-54-dependent Fis family transcriptional regulator, giving the protein MDLLVVEDDEPLAQLFVGIASKRNLRTTRATTIAEGKRRIEAGDVDLLLTDVRLPDGSGIDLIEWTRKTDPRIVILAITAFGSIEIAVRAVKQGAYDFLTKPVEPAVLGVALDRAIEARMLRGEVEALRGALATETAVRGIIGKSRALGDIMSLVRRVADSPATVLVTGPSGSGKERVARALHDASKRKDKPFVAVNSAAIPEQLLESELFGYTKGAFTDARQDKKGLFAEAHGGTLFLDEIGDLPLVLQAKILRVLEERQVRPLGATRTAPIDVRVVAATHHDLRQAVAEGRFREDLFYRLAVIEIAIPPLRDRPEDIMPLAEHFLRKAAERAGLRIQGFSGAAARMLMAHHWPGNVRELENAIERAVALANGEWISPDDLPAAVQKPKAPDIFAGAAERMMTLEDVERAYVEHVLERFGGNKVRAAAALGISRRTIQRWVGESTDGDQE; this is encoded by the coding sequence ATGGACCTGCTCGTCGTGGAAGACGACGAACCGCTGGCACAACTGTTCGTCGGCATTGCGAGCAAGCGCAACTTGCGCACGACGCGCGCCACGACCATTGCCGAGGGCAAACGTCGCATCGAAGCGGGCGACGTCGACCTGCTCCTCACCGACGTGCGTTTGCCCGACGGCAGCGGAATCGACCTCATCGAGTGGACGAGAAAAACCGATCCGCGCATCGTCATCCTGGCCATCACGGCGTTTGGAAGCATCGAGATTGCCGTACGTGCTGTAAAACAGGGAGCGTACGACTTTCTGACCAAACCCGTCGAACCCGCCGTGCTCGGCGTCGCGCTCGACCGGGCCATCGAAGCGCGAATGCTTCGCGGCGAGGTCGAAGCGCTTCGCGGAGCGCTCGCGACGGAAACGGCCGTACGCGGGATCATCGGCAAAAGCCGCGCGCTCGGGGACATCATGAGCCTCGTGCGACGCGTGGCAGATTCGCCCGCCACCGTGCTCGTCACCGGGCCGAGCGGCAGTGGCAAAGAGCGCGTTGCCCGTGCGCTTCACGACGCGAGCAAACGGAAAGACAAACCGTTTGTCGCGGTCAATTCGGCCGCGATTCCCGAACAACTGCTCGAGAGCGAGCTTTTCGGATACACGAAGGGCGCATTCACCGATGCTCGCCAAGACAAAAAGGGCCTCTTCGCCGAAGCTCATGGCGGAACGCTCTTTTTGGATGAAATCGGTGATCTGCCGCTCGTGCTACAAGCCAAAATTCTTCGCGTGTTGGAAGAACGGCAAGTAAGGCCGCTCGGAGCGACGCGTACGGCACCGATTGACGTGCGGGTCGTAGCAGCCACGCATCACGATTTGCGCCAAGCCGTGGCCGAAGGGCGATTTCGGGAAGATTTGTTTTATCGGCTGGCGGTCATCGAAATTGCGATTCCGCCATTGAGGGATCGTCCGGAGGACATCATGCCTTTGGCCGAGCACTTCTTGAGGAAGGCCGCAGAACGCGCGGGATTGCGCATTCAAGGGTTTTCCGGCGCAGCCGCGCGCATGCTCATGGCGCACCACTGGCCAGGAAACGTGCGTGAATTGGAAAATGCGATCGAACGCGCGGTGGCGCTCGCGAATGGTGAATGGATAAGTCCCGACGATTTGCCGGCAGCGGTACAAAAGCCGAAAGCTCCCGATATTTTTGCAGGAGCTGCCGAACGAATGATGACGCTCGAAGACGTCGAGCGAGCGTATGTCGAGCATGTGCTCGAACGATTCGGTGGAAACAAAGTACGTGCTGCCGCGGCGCTTGGAATCAGCCGTCGCACGATTCAAAGATGGGTCGGTGAAAGTACCGACGGTGATCAGGAATGA
- a CDS encoding DUF4258 domain-containing protein, with protein sequence MSESRLLPTEPLEFIQRCVRAGNIFWTHHVNMRFGVRRVTREMIHASADSYEIIEAYPDDKYLPSYLVRGEHPEGTFHVLFAVDVGGDNVRVVTAYLPDTSKWDAGFRRRRQRT encoded by the coding sequence ATGTCGGAATCTCGTCTGCTTCCTACTGAGCCACTGGAGTTCATCCAGCGGTGCGTTCGCGCCGGAAACATTTTCTGGACGCACCACGTGAACATGCGCTTTGGTGTGCGCCGGGTGACGCGCGAGATGATTCACGCATCCGCCGATTCATACGAAATCATAGAAGCGTACCCGGACGACAAGTACCTGCCGAGTTATCTTGTGCGGGGTGAACATCCAGAGGGCACGTTCCACGTTTTATTTGCGGTGGATGTCGGCGGCGACAACGTGCGAGTCGTCACGGCGTATTTGCCGGACACATCGAAATGGGATGCTGGATTCAGGCGACGGAGGCAACGCACATGA
- a CDS encoding HAMP domain-containing protein, with product MNLARKRLTRKLLAIFTAPVAVGFLVAGFVSIRTTRDALLDASERALVDNIATLRNAALPFVNKADLQGLVERVAAEETVQGVALYDEHGELLACSSELATNLSSVNDAAKNARKSGTSVEAVVHVAGRDVLLHAEPFQTTAGISVVAMTHELAPALRMANVAMVRLALTGGTVAVVVSIIAFWISRVLGRDWGNLVHAADRVAAGDLDVRVEASHRLEIDRVARAFNDMTRALSEAREALLVAEAERLELDARIRHAQALAVVGQVAGSFAHEIGSPLNTILGWSRLSASDESLSEPIRLQFETIASQCERITRIVQRMLSVARPPADQRASVNLADVVREVTAFLAPDLRIRRIDLRVLVAASLPPIVGVRDHFLQVVMNLCVNAIQAQPGGGVLRITLALEEAESKADSRICLEVADAGPGVPDEDRGRIFELFFSTKAKAGGTGLGLPIVSDIVRDLGGSIEVATAPEGGALFRVRLPIIEAE from the coding sequence ATGAACCTCGCCCGCAAACGTCTCACGCGCAAGCTGCTCGCCATCTTCACGGCTCCCGTCGCCGTGGGCTTTCTCGTCGCTGGATTCGTTTCGATCCGTACGACTCGCGATGCGCTGCTCGACGCAAGTGAACGCGCGCTCGTCGACAACATCGCCACGCTTCGCAACGCGGCGCTTCCGTTCGTGAACAAAGCCGACCTCCAAGGACTCGTCGAACGCGTCGCTGCCGAAGAAACCGTGCAAGGCGTCGCCCTTTACGACGAGCATGGTGAGCTGCTCGCGTGTTCGTCCGAGCTTGCGACAAACCTTTCGAGCGTGAACGATGCTGCGAAAAATGCCCGGAAAAGCGGCACATCGGTCGAAGCCGTCGTGCACGTTGCGGGTCGAGACGTTCTCTTGCACGCGGAGCCTTTTCAAACGACTGCAGGCATCAGCGTCGTTGCCATGACCCACGAGCTTGCACCTGCGCTACGTATGGCCAACGTCGCGATGGTTCGTCTCGCCCTCACGGGCGGCACGGTCGCGGTCGTCGTGTCGATCATTGCGTTCTGGATTTCGCGTGTCCTCGGGCGCGACTGGGGCAACCTCGTGCACGCAGCAGATCGCGTTGCAGCAGGTGACCTCGACGTGCGCGTGGAGGCATCTCATCGTCTCGAGATCGATCGCGTCGCACGCGCTTTCAACGACATGACCCGTGCTCTCTCCGAAGCACGAGAGGCATTGCTCGTGGCCGAGGCCGAGCGGCTCGAGCTCGATGCCCGCATTCGACATGCGCAAGCGCTTGCCGTCGTCGGCCAAGTGGCCGGATCGTTTGCGCACGAAATAGGCTCGCCCCTCAACACCATCCTCGGGTGGTCTCGTCTGAGCGCGTCCGACGAGAGTTTGTCCGAACCGATTCGTTTGCAGTTCGAAACGATCGCATCGCAGTGCGAGCGCATCACGCGCATCGTGCAGCGTATGCTCTCGGTTGCGCGTCCACCGGCCGATCAGCGCGCCTCCGTCAACCTCGCCGACGTCGTGCGTGAAGTGACGGCGTTTCTCGCGCCAGACCTTCGCATTCGTCGGATCGACCTGCGCGTGCTCGTGGCTGCGAGTCTGCCGCCCATCGTCGGTGTTCGCGATCACTTTCTGCAGGTGGTGATGAACTTGTGCGTCAACGCCATTCAGGCTCAACCCGGCGGCGGCGTTTTGCGTATCACGCTTGCGCTCGAAGAAGCCGAATCGAAGGCGGATTCGCGCATCTGTCTCGAGGTCGCCGACGCTGGCCCCGGCGTTCCCGACGAGGATCGTGGCCGCATTTTCGAACTGTTTTTCTCGACGAAGGCCAAGGCGGGCGGTACGGGACTGGGTTTGCCCATCGTCTCCGACATCGTTCGCGATCTCGGAGGGAGCATCGAAGTAGCCACGGCTCCCGAAGGAGGAGCGCTTTTTCGCGTACGCTTGCCCATCATCGAAGCGGAGTGA
- the argG gene encoding argininosuccinate synthase, translating into MSRIYRTLPPTGTSLGIAFSGGLDTRTAVAWLSRKGLRVFCYTADLGQPDEKTPEDIPPVALTHGAEKARLIDCREALVREGFLALQCGAFHLSTAGRKYFNTTPLGRAVTTTAIVRAMREDGVHVFGDGSTHKGNDIQRFYRYGILVNPDLRIYKPWLDDAFVTAFGGRTEMAEYLKSIELPYHMGTEKAYSTDANALGATHEAKDLEYLDKNMTIVNPIMGVAFWRSDVPIAEEEVTVEFEAGMPVALNGQRYSSRYELLAAANEMGGRHGLGMSDQIENRVIGAKSRGIYEAPGMALLHIAYERLLSSTHNEDTTDLYVTLGRRLGRLLYEGKWYDPEAMMLKESLSRWIAAPLGGTVRLALRRGDDYTILETRAEKSTYAPEKLSMEKTDAMFSPEDRIGALEMLNLPILDNRGLLLHYAQQMGRLASGADTSLGNLLGEGEK; encoded by the coding sequence ATGAGCCGAATCTACCGAACGCTTCCTCCTACAGGCACGTCCCTTGGCATTGCATTCTCCGGGGGACTCGATACGCGAACTGCCGTTGCGTGGCTTTCTCGAAAGGGCCTGCGCGTCTTTTGTTACACCGCCGACTTGGGTCAGCCGGATGAAAAGACGCCCGAAGACATTCCGCCGGTGGCGCTCACGCATGGGGCCGAAAAAGCGCGTCTCATCGATTGCCGCGAAGCGCTCGTACGCGAAGGTTTTCTCGCATTGCAATGCGGAGCATTTCACCTGTCCACCGCCGGGAGAAAATACTTCAATACGACGCCTCTCGGAAGGGCCGTCACGACGACGGCGATTGTCCGAGCGATGCGAGAAGACGGCGTGCACGTCTTTGGTGATGGCAGCACGCACAAGGGAAACGACATTCAGCGGTTTTACCGTTACGGCATTCTCGTCAATCCGGATTTGCGCATCTACAAGCCGTGGCTCGACGATGCATTCGTCACCGCATTCGGTGGGCGCACGGAAATGGCCGAATACTTGAAGTCGATCGAATTGCCGTACCACATGGGCACGGAAAAGGCGTACAGCACGGATGCGAATGCGCTCGGCGCGACGCACGAGGCAAAGGACCTCGAATACCTCGACAAGAACATGACGATTGTCAACCCGATCATGGGGGTTGCATTTTGGCGGTCGGATGTGCCGATTGCCGAGGAAGAGGTGACGGTCGAATTCGAGGCTGGGATGCCGGTGGCGCTCAATGGGCAGCGTTATTCGTCGCGTTACGAGCTTCTTGCGGCGGCCAATGAAATGGGCGGTCGACATGGTCTCGGGATGAGCGACCAAATTGAAAACCGGGTGATTGGCGCCAAGAGCCGGGGGATTTACGAAGCACCTGGCATGGCGCTATTGCACATTGCGTACGAACGGCTTTTGTCGTCGACGCACAACGAGGACACGACGGACTTGTATGTGACGCTGGGCCGGCGGCTCGGGCGGCTTTTGTACGAGGGCAAGTGGTACGATCCGGAGGCGATGATGCTGAAGGAATCGCTATCGCGGTGGATTGCGGCGCCGCTCGGTGGCACGGTGCGTCTTGCGCTTCGGCGAGGTGACGATTACACGATTTTGGAAACGCGCGCGGAGAAGAGCACGTACGCGCCGGAAAAGCTTTCGATGGAGAAGACCGACGCGATGTTTTCGCCGGAGGATCGCATCGGGGCGCTCGAAATGCTGAACCTTCCGATTTTGGACAATCGCGGGCTCCTCTTGCATTACGCGCAGCAAATGGGCCGGCTTGCGTCAGGTGCAGACACGTCGCTCGGGAATTTGCTCGGGGAAGGGGAGAAGTAG
- a CDS encoding sigma-70 family RNA polymerase sigma factor: MDSDRKREIDADVRRRLESGDIEGATSVALRAYGPEIFEFVAALHRNDADASEVFSLFAEKFWRNLKSFRWDASLRTWSYAVARSVSLDYRRAEKRRAARIVPLPDASMLSAIEAEVRTATQSFLRTERRDRFAELRAQLPPDEQELLMLRVDRQLAWDELAVVLHGDGSPPLEGEAKKRVAARLRKRFQHVKEKLYEMGRREGLVGRDDD; this comes from the coding sequence ATGGATTCCGATCGCAAACGCGAGATCGACGCCGACGTTCGTAGACGCTTGGAGAGCGGCGACATCGAAGGCGCTACGTCCGTTGCTTTGCGTGCGTACGGCCCGGAAATATTCGAGTTCGTCGCGGCACTTCATCGAAACGACGCGGACGCATCCGAAGTGTTCTCGCTCTTCGCCGAGAAGTTTTGGCGCAACTTGAAATCGTTTCGTTGGGACGCATCGCTGCGCACGTGGTCGTACGCGGTCGCGCGCAGCGTGTCGCTCGATTACCGTCGCGCGGAGAAGCGTCGCGCAGCGCGGATCGTGCCGCTTCCCGACGCATCGATGTTGTCTGCGATCGAAGCGGAAGTTCGCACGGCGACGCAGTCGTTCCTTCGCACCGAGCGTCGGGATCGTTTTGCGGAGCTTCGAGCGCAGTTGCCTCCGGACGAACAAGAACTGCTCATGTTGCGCGTCGATCGCCAGCTCGCTTGGGATGAATTGGCGGTCGTTTTGCACGGCGACGGAAGCCCGCCGCTCGAGGGCGAGGCGAAAAAACGCGTAGCCGCGCGACTTCGCAAACGGTTTCAGCACGTCAAAGAGAAGCTTTACGAGATGGGGCGACGCGAGGGGCTCGTGGGGCGGGACGACGACTGA
- a CDS encoding type II toxin-antitoxin system MqsA family antitoxin, translating into MICSTCGGDLEERVTDLPFKLDDRTIVIVKNVPVLQCPMCNAYLLPDAVMAVVERLLDSANRDVELAVMRYAA; encoded by the coding sequence ATGATCTGCTCTACTTGTGGCGGTGATTTGGAAGAACGTGTCACTGATCTCCCCTTCAAGCTGGACGATCGGACCATCGTGATCGTGAAGAACGTTCCAGTATTGCAGTGCCCGATGTGCAACGCTTATCTGCTTCCTGATGCCGTGATGGCTGTGGTGGAGAGGTTGCTCGATTCGGCCAATCGCGATGTCGAGCTCGCCGTCATGCGCTACGCAGCATGA
- a CDS encoding transposase, with amino-acid sequence MNVLDKPPKSMQARAKAQLHEGVNAPTRQESNKAIDAFQSTYGDKYPKVTKCLVDSRNELLAFFDFPPAQWKHLRTTNPTESTFATVHLRTRVTKGPGSRSAGLAIV; translated from the coding sequence GTGAATGTGCTCGACAAACCACCCAAATCCATGCAGGCTCGGGCCAAGGCGCAATTGCACGAAGGCGTCAACGCGCCGACGCGGCAAGAGTCGAACAAGGCCATTGACGCATTTCAATCGACCTACGGAGACAAATATCCCAAGGTCACGAAATGCCTCGTCGACAGCCGCAACGAATTGCTGGCCTTTTTCGATTTCCCTCCAGCTCAATGGAAACACTTACGCACGACGAATCCCACCGAATCGACATTTGCCACCGTCCACTTGCGCACACGCGTAACCAAAGGGCCAGGGTCACGCTCCGCAGGGCTCGCGATTGTCTAG
- a CDS encoding cytochrome P450, which yields MKARNPFSSEMLPDPYPYYTWLREEDPVHYVEDLDFYVVSHYDDVHAVLKNPMVFSSHAGMGIIMGSGAPGKLREFMRARNPSGIGALGYDALSSMRTLISSDPPDHTRLRRMVNKPFTPKAMMLLAPRIRQICEELVDDLIRANEEGKADLIEHFAVPLPVTVIAEMLGIPADRRADFKRWSDNVVGVLSGAVIDIEKMTQSSVEMFMYFSTVLEERRRGPGLGEDLISLLIRNNEEGDYLKTEEIIMLCVLLLIAGNETTTNLIANAALTFFARPELWRALRTTPSLIPGAVEEVLRFDSPVQALFRATTSEVELHGKKLRAGVPVMVLLGAANRDPRRFPEPDEFNIDRNPTDHLAFGAGIHLCLGAPLARLEAKIAAEVLLERTKKMEPNGEHARIDSFLLRGLNRLPVRFEPVRQ from the coding sequence ATGAAGGCCCGTAATCCATTTTCCTCAGAGATGTTACCGGATCCGTATCCCTACTACACCTGGCTCCGAGAGGAGGACCCAGTGCACTACGTGGAGGATCTCGACTTTTACGTCGTGAGCCATTACGACGATGTCCACGCCGTCTTGAAAAATCCGATGGTGTTTTCTTCCCATGCAGGGATGGGGATCATCATGGGCTCTGGAGCACCTGGAAAGCTGCGTGAGTTCATGCGCGCGAGAAACCCGAGCGGCATCGGCGCGCTCGGCTACGACGCGCTTTCCTCGATGCGCACGCTCATCTCTTCGGATCCCCCAGACCATACGCGCCTGAGGCGCATGGTCAACAAGCCCTTCACGCCCAAAGCGATGATGTTGCTTGCTCCTCGCATTCGGCAGATCTGCGAGGAGCTGGTGGACGATCTCATCCGTGCCAATGAGGAGGGGAAGGCTGATTTGATCGAGCATTTCGCGGTCCCTCTTCCCGTGACAGTGATCGCGGAGATGCTTGGGATCCCGGCTGACCGGCGAGCCGACTTCAAGCGCTGGAGCGACAACGTCGTTGGTGTCCTCTCTGGCGCTGTCATTGACATCGAGAAAATGACGCAAAGCTCCGTGGAGATGTTCATGTACTTCTCTACGGTTCTAGAGGAGCGCCGCCGTGGTCCGGGTCTTGGGGAGGACCTCATCTCGCTCCTGATCCGCAACAATGAGGAAGGGGATTACCTCAAGACGGAGGAAATCATCATGCTCTGCGTGTTGCTGCTCATTGCCGGCAACGAGACCACAACAAATCTGATCGCCAATGCAGCTCTGACGTTTTTTGCTCGCCCCGAGCTTTGGCGTGCGCTGAGGACGACACCTTCGCTCATCCCCGGGGCCGTAGAGGAGGTTTTGCGTTTTGATTCGCCTGTACAGGCGCTGTTCCGCGCAACCACCAGCGAAGTCGAACTACACGGGAAGAAACTCCGAGCGGGGGTGCCAGTGATGGTGCTCCTCGGCGCGGCCAATCGGGATCCACGGCGCTTTCCCGAACCCGATGAGTTTAACATCGATCGCAACCCTACCGATCACTTGGCCTTTGGTGCTGGGATCCATCTCTGCCTGGGTGCGCCACTCGCGCGTCTCGAGGCGAAGATCGCGGCTGAGGTGCTTTTGGAACGGACCAAGAAGATGGAGCCGAATGGGGAGCATGCTCGGATCGACAGCTTCCTCCTCCGTGGGCTCAACCGTCTGCCCGTGCGTTTCGAGCCTGTCCGCCAATAG